From a single Silene latifolia isolate original U9 population chromosome 6, ASM4854445v1, whole genome shotgun sequence genomic region:
- the LOC141587874 gene encoding replication protein A 70 kDa DNA-binding subunit A-like translates to MAPRSYSMINELRPTSPDNEDSGSNDLKIKVRVTRLCKVHSPSNKAELLYVSIVLIDEEGGYVQATIPGYFWKRFQPKICDGKIHILKNFEVIANRSMHRVVSDNKIMLKFFYSTFAKAMALEDSTIPTHRFDFIPFDCLDQRRDNHYILTDLYGVVVDEKPGSNYFAIVIENEVGDEVRITLWDQCLADYHLQKEKLSGSNLPTIAVVTSLTVKNYNGYNSLATSSTSSLYLNLDFPEVNTLSTIYSEKNGELKHKSVRHEIIQKDISSLLEYAESEYKKV, encoded by the exons ATGGCACCAAG ATCTTATTCGATGATCAATGAACTAAGACCCACATCTCCTGACAATGAAGACTCCGGCAGTAACGATTTGAAAATCAAGGTTCGTGTCACAAGATTGTGCAAAGTTCATAGTCCAAGTAACAAAGCTGAACTTCTTTATGTCTCTATCGTCCTCATAGATGAAGAG GGAGGATACGTGCAGGCAACCATCCCAGGTTATTTTTGGAAACGCTTCCAACCAAAAATTTGTGATGGAAAAATCCATATCCTCAAGAACTTTGAGGTTATCGCAAACAGGAGTATGCATCGTGTTGTAAGCGACAACAAGATTATGCTGAAATTCTTTTACTCTACTTTTGCCAAGGCCATGGCATTAGAAGATAGTACTATACCTACTCATAGATTCGACTTCATTCCATTCGACTGCCTAGATCAGCGGCGTGATAATCACTACATACTCACGG ATCTATATGGGGTGGTTGTCGACGAGAAACCCGGAAGCAATTATTTTGCAATAGTTATTGAAAATGAAGT GGGTGATGAAGTAAGAATTACATTATGGGATCAGTGTCTCGCCGACTATCATCTACAAAAGGAAAAACTGTCTGGTTCTAATTTACCTACCATAGCCGTCGTCACATCTCTGACGGTAAAGAACTATAATG GATACAATAGTCTAGCAACTTCGTCAACAAGTAGTCTATACCTCAATCTGGACTTCCCTGAAGTGAACACACTGAGTACAATTTATAGCGAGAAGAATGGCGAGTTGAAACACAAGTCAGTTAGACATGAAATCATCCAAAAAGATATATCAAGCCTCTTAGAGTATGCAGAATCTGAGTACAAGAAGGTATAA